In Acinetobacter wanghuae, the sequence AAATAATACCTGTACCCGCAAACATTAAAATCGCATCAAGTTTAAGCGGTTCCATCCAATACAAAGCAGCCGTGACTAGGGCAGCCACAACAAAAATAAGTATTTTTTTTAAAATCGATATCTGTGGATTAAACCAGAACTCAAGCATTTTTGTTTCTTTGATGAGGTGAATATCAGGCACTTTAGCATATTTTAAAGCGAAAAAAAGCGAGGCTATTGCCTCGCGATCACTTCAAAATTTTAGTTTGTTTTTTGTGGACCCCAGTCATAGGTTTTCTTTTGGTACGCATACCAAAGCATCCAAAGACCAATCAAGATCATAGGTAAACTTAAGAATTGACCTTTACTCATCCAGCCAATAAACAACTGCCCATTGTCGGGTTCGCGGAAAAATTCGGCCATAAAGCGCGCCAAACCATAACCTGTCAGGAACACTGCTGAAACTGCCATACGTGGACGCGGTTTTGAACTAAACCACCATAACACCACAAACAGAATCAAACCTTCGAGCAGTGCTTGATAAAGCTGCGATGGGTGACGCACCAATTGTAATGGATCAGTAGGGAAGATCATACCCAATGCAAAATTGGGATCGGTCACTTGGCGACCATAAAGTTCACCACCAATGAAGTTACCAATCCGACCAAACATCAGACCTGTTGGTACACAAGGCGCAATAAAATCCAAGGTTTGGAACCATGTCATCTTATATTTTTTACACCAGAATAGCATTGCCCCCATGACACCCAAGAATCCGCCATGGAAGCTCATGCCGCCTGTCCAAATTTGGAATAACCAAAGTGGATCTGCAAGGAATTGTGAAAAGCCATAGAACAACACATAACCAATGCGCCCACCTAAAATGACGCCCAACGCCCCATAGAAAATCAGGTCAGAGACCATATCCGGTGTCCAACCGCGCTCTTTCGCACGATAGCTTGCGAGTCCCCAAGCAAATAAAAATGCCAGTAAATACATCAGTCCATACCAATGAACTTGCAGTGGACCGAGCGCAATTGCGACGGGATCAATATTTGGATAGGTGAGCATTCATGTACCTTGTGATTCTGTTTTGAACAGATTTTAGCTGAAAGCGTGGAAAAATGTTGTACATTCAATGTGTAAAGATCAAAACCTGACGGATGAGCAAGCAATATGTGTATTGTGGCCTTGGCTTGGCAAGTGTTAGAACAGACACCTCTATGTCTGATTTCAAATCGAGATGAGTTTTATCATCGACCGACAACTGCTTTACATCATTGGAATAATAGTCCCATTGTGGCAGGTCAAGATTTGCAATCGGGTGGTACATGGATGGGTGTGACTGAAACAGGGCGTTGGGCAGTATTAACCAACTTCCGTGATGGTCATGACCAGAAAACCTACCCAACTTCACGAGGGCATATTATCCAAGATTTCTTATTGTCCGATTTAACTCCCATTCGTTTTGCACAAACATTAGAAAAACAACAATGTGATTATGCTGGCTTTAATCTGTTTGTGGGCGATCAAGCACAAGCGGTATACATGAGCAATCGCGGAGAGCCGCCACAAGTGCTTGCCCATGGTGTATATGTGGTATCGAATGGTTTAATGACCGAGCATTGGGAAAAAACACGACATTTACGTAAACGCTTTACTCAAGAATTTCTGCCGATGTTGCAGCAGCATACGATACCAAACTCTGATATACACCATGCAGCATGGGATATTTTAGAAGATCAACGCAAAATCCTTCCAACTTTATTACCCAATACAGGAATTTCTAAAGAGATGGAGCACTTATTGTCATCGACGTTTATTCAAAGTCCGCTTTACGGCACACGTTGTTCTAATCTTTTAAGCTTAACGAAGGATGAATGGCATTGGCTTGAAAAGAGCCAACAGGGTGAACATGCAGGACAGACAATTGAATTGAAGATTCCTGTTCAGCAATAAAAAATGCCGACATGCAGCCGGCATTTTAAAGCTTTATTTTAAGCTTGTTTTGTTTCTAATGCTTCACCTGCAATAACACCACCATCTTTACGGGTAATGACGACTGTTGCAGAACGTGGACGAGAACCAATACCCGTACTGATTAAATGCTGAGATTGGTTTGACGGCCAAGTGCCACCGGGATGCTGCACATTGACAAAAATAGCTTTGTAATCTGGCGTCATGGTCACACCTGTAATTTCACAACCGGCTGGACCGACAAGGAAACGACGTAATTGACTGTCATCGAGTTTGCTGCCTACAGGTGTCTTTTGTGAACCTGTGCCTGCAGTGGCTACCGCAACGCCACCATCGCCAATCTTACCAGGCAGTGCAGCAAGCATCATACAGTTGGTAGTGTCAGTATACGCACCATCATCAGTTTGAATCCAAAGCACACCGCGTGGGTCGAACCACATACCATCTGGGCTTGAAAAATCATTGTTATCTGTTAAGCCTGATAAGTTCACGCCCGGCAATGAATCTGACTCTGCACCGAACAAGAAAATATCCCACGTAAATGATTTTGCAGTGACATCATCTTGATCCTCACGGAAACGAATAATGTGTCCATTAATATTGCCGCCTAGACGATTGTTTTTGTCGTCATCATCTGCGTATTGACGAGGGTTGGCGGCATCAATCTGATGAGCTGTACCACGCTGTGAGTTATTGGTGAGCGTGACATATACTTCGCCATTTTCGGGATTCACCGCAACCCATTCAGGTCGATCCATCTTGGTTGCATCCGCAGCATCGGCTGCAATACGCGCATGTACAAGAATATCGGCTTGGTCTTGGAATTTGTATTTTTCATAGCTTGTGATTTTAGGGTTATTCATCGATAACTCTAACCATTCGCCTTTCGCTTCACCAGTTGCATCGTTGAAATCGAATTTCGCCACATACAATTGACCATTGTTCATGTATTTATCGCCGGCTGCATAGCCACCATTGACATCACTTGGATTCCAGAGCGCGTTCGAGATAAATTTATAGATGTATTCGCCTTGAGAATCATCACCCATGTAAAACGCCAGTGGCTTGCCAGAAATGGCACGGCTTACGCGGCAATCTTCGTGTGCAAAACGACCTAATGCGGTACGTTTTACCGGTTTACTCCGGTTGTCGAATGGATCGATTTCGACAATCCAACCAAAGGTATTGATGGTATTACGATAGTCTTGGCTTGCACTTTCAGCCACCGCTGCCGTATTCCAGCGGCTGAACATATCTGCTTGTACCAGCGATGGGTTTTGAATGCTCTGCCAGTTATAACCGCTTGCTTTATTCGATACTTTATAGCGTGATAACGCATGTTCGGTCATTTCGTCGCGTAAGTCGGCATTTTCACCTTCTTTTTGACGAGCAAGATATTGGTTAAAGTTTTCTTCGGTGGTGAGATAGGTTCCCCAAGGGGTATAACCATTACCACAGTTATTGATGGTGCCGCGTGTCACAATAGAAGTTGGATCAAATGCGGTTTGCACTAATGCATGTCCACGCACAGGACCGCGAAACTCGATTTCAGTCGCAGCAGTAATACGACGGTTAAAAGGCGAGTTTAAATCAACGCGGATTTCTTGCGTTTTTGGATCTTTATGTAAATGAATAATCGAGACACCATGCGCATGGATTTCTCGCAGTGCTTCATCTTCAGTGATTGTCGCTGCATTAAAGCTACGGCCACGTGGATGTAAATCACTACGTTGGATATATTCATGGTTCATGACCAATAAGCCTTGCTCCGATGCATTGGCATCGTAGTTTTGCTTCGCTACGTTAAGCCCAAAGAAGGTCATACCATCGTGGTTGTCACCGACACGGCGCTCATAAGAAATACCACTTGGAATATCATTTTCATTCCATACAGGAAGGCTTGAATGGAGTGGGTCACCCACAGCATGCAAAATTTTAAAATCATAACCTTCTGGAACAGAGAATTTAGAAAGGGTATGTTTTTCAACGGGTTTAAATTCTAATGATTCTGGTTTTGCGTTGATATCTGGGGTATCTGGATTAGTTGGGCTTAGTTGATCATCATTGTTGTCATCATCACTACAGCCTGTTAATGATGTAGCAAGAGCTAAAGCAGCTGCGCCACCCGCAGTTTTTTTAATTAAGTCACGGCGTGTGATCTGTTGGTTAAACAATTCATAAAACGCTGAATTCCCCGAGTTGTTACTGTCATAATCATCATTAAAGTTTTCTAAATCAGTCATGTTGGTTCCTAGCTTGGTGCTGGATTGTTATTGGGTTAGCACTAAATTAACTGCGTAATATGACATCGCGGTGAAGCTTATATGTCAGTCGCATGACAGATGAATTGATGGATGAGCCAAGCCATAAAAAAGCAGCCGAAGCTGCTTAAATTTTATAATTTTTAGATCGTTATCATTATTTTAAAGGGTTTTAAGACGTCTTTTTTCTAGCATTTTTCCAGCGAATAAGCCAAGTTCAAATAGCATCCACATTGGTACAGCAAGCATGATCATCGATAAGGCATCGGGTGGGGTAACGAACATCGCGACAAAGAAACAGCCGACAATAATAAAGCGTCTTTTTTCGACCAACGTTTGTGTCGATACCAGACCCATTAAAATCAGCACCAACGTGATAATTGGAATCTCAAAGGTAAACCCAAACACCAAAAATAGCTTTAAGCAGAAACTTAAATAGCTATTGATATCGGTCATGGGCGCGACAGTTTCGGGTGAAACACTGATAAAAAAATGTAAAATGGAAGGCAGTGCGACAAAGTAGGCAAAGCTTATGCCCAAATAAAATAAAGCAATACTGCCTATGAGGAGTGGCGTTGCTAAACTTTTTTCTTTTTCATGCAGGGCAGGTTTAATGAATGCCCACAGTTGATATAAAATAAAGGGCATCGCCATCATCAGTGCAATAAAAAAATTCAGCTTAAAGGGTGCCATGAAGGTTGCCGTTACATCTGTCGCAATCATGGTTGAACTTGCAGGAAGCTGCATGCGCAGCGGTGCTGATAACATCTGATAAGTATGATTGGCAAAAGGCAGCAAACAAAAAAATAAGCCAATCAGTACTGCCACGATTTTAAATAAGTGTTTGCGTAACACTATTAAATGTTTCGTAATCGGCATTTCTTCAAGCGAAATGCGTTCAGTGTGTTCTTTACTTGGGCTTGAGGGAAGTGAATTCATATAGCCACCTTCAGTTCGGCATAAACATGGTTGTTTTGTGGCACGTTCACATTAAAATACTGTGGCAAGTACACGCTATTTAAAGGGTGTGTCATCGGGTGATAGCAACAGTGAGCCTGAGATAATGTTGGTTTTTTTTCAGTTGCGCCAGATTGAATCGGTTGTTGTAATTCGTTCATTTGCATCTGCATTTTCATTTCAAGTTCTTGAATGCGTTTTAGCTCAGTTTGCATTTGCTCACGCAGTTCAGACAAACGTAGCTCACGGTCAAAATCATTTTGAATGTTGCTCACGGTACGCTTGATTTTGCCGTACCATTTACCGATAAAGCGTACTGCTTCAGGCAGTTTCTCGGGACCAAGCACCAAAAGTGCAATGATCCCGAAGATCAGGAGCTCAGTCATTCCAATATTGAGCATAGCAATCTCTTAGTGCTTAAGTGTGTTTTCAGCAACGTTGACATCGGCATCGATGGTGCGCGCTGCCTGAGTTTGAGACGCTTGTTGTTCTTCTTCTTTCATCGATTTTTTAAAGTCTTTAACCGCGCCACCTACATCCTTGCCGAGGTTTTTAAGTTTGGATGTGCCAAACAATAAAATGACGACGATTGCAAAAATCAGTACGTGCCAAATTGATAGTCCTGCCATGTGGTTATCCTCTTATTGAAATAGCTTTATCTCAACAGGCTTATATGACAGCAGGGTGACGATTATATTTCTATTTAGAGACATATTAAGACGCTCTTTGAATGTGATAGGATTTCTTTACTGTCTATTCTGACTGTCCGACTATGGCGCTGTTACTTCCCTTGATTTCCTTTTTAATCGGTTATCGGGGTGTTCACTATTTAAAATCTATTCGTCCTTTGCTCGCTACACTTCTGGCAAGGTTGCTCATTCCTTTAGTCATCATTTACAACATGGTGTTCTATAAAGAGGGCAGTCTCTGGCTCATTGGTTTTAGTATTCTGAGTTCAATTGTACTGTTTAGCCTATTTTATTTTTTCGCGAAAGATAAACTGCGTGCGCTATGCTTTAGCTACCTGAACGGTGTATGGTTGGGCCTGCCTTTTGCTTTGGCGGTATTTGGTCCTGATGCGATGCCGACCATTATTGCGCTATATATTGGTGGGTCATTATTTGGCAATATCAGTGCGGTGATTGCGGTCAGTCAAGCACGTCAACATTGGACATTTATTCTTAAAAATGTGCTGCAATCTCCACCCGTTATTGCGCTGAGTATTGCTGCAATTTTATCGTTTTGGGATTTGAGTCGGTTTGAATTTGAGCCTATTGTGCAGTGGACCTATGCTGCCAACAAATTTTTAGTGACCTTTGCAGGTATGTGCATATTGGGCATGTGGCTCAGTCAAGTCCGTATTCAGTTAAGCGATTTAAAACGTAGTTTATTACTCATCAGCGGGCGTTTTATATTTGCTTTACTGTTAGCAGCTGGTGCTTATGCATTTTTACCTATTCCGCATCACGTACTGACCTATAGCGTCATGATGATGTACTTTTTACTGCCACCTGCTGCCAATATCGTTGCGCTTGAAACCTATTATCAGGGGACAGGCATCTCGGCAAAATATATCGCTTCAGGCACGATTGCCAGTACGATTTTGATTGGGGTTTATAGCGTATTAGTGCATACGATGATGCCTACATTATAGATTCCCTCTCCTTTTAGGAGAGGGCTAGGGAGAGGTCAATAATCCCTCCCAATCTCCCTTTAAAAAAGGGAGGGGTTAAATGTTTACTTCGCCAAACTTGCTTTAAATAACTTCATTGCTTGACCACGATGGCTGATCTTATTTTTCTCTTCTTTACTCATTTCGGCACTCGAAATACCGAGTTCAGGCAACCAGAACAATGGGTCATAGCCAAAACCATTTTCGCCACGAGCAGCTTCTAAAACCTCGCCTTTCCAAATGCCTTGGAAAATTTGTGGAAGTGGATCATCTGCATGTTGAACCAAAGCCAATACACACACGAACATCCCTTCGATAGCTTCGCCTTCTTTACGCAGTGGTTTCAAATCGGCAAGTAATTTTTCATTGTTGGCTGCATCGTTACCATGTTCACCAGCATAACGTGCAGAGTAAATGCCGGGTGCACCCGCTAAAACTGGAACACAAATGCCTGAGTCATCGGCAATGGCGGGTTTGCCTGAAATACGTGATGCGTGACGGGCTTTAATAATGGCATTTTCAACGAAACTTAAACCATCTTCGATGGCGTCTTCAATATTGAGTTTACCCTGTGCAACCACATCTACCGGTAAATTTAATTCAGCAAAAAGCTTTTCAAACTCCGCAATTTTCCCTTTGTTATTGCTTGCTAGAACCAATGTTCCTTGTGATAACCAATCTGTAGACGCCATGTTTAACTCATTGTCTTAATATCAATTGGGCTATTTTAACGATCATTTCGCTCCAATAGGCAATAAAAAAAGCACCCGAAGGTGCTTTTTTGAAAGAAGAACTTAAAGTCCCTGAATCCATTTGTCGGCACGATCACGCGCTTGACGAATCTGATCTTGGGTTAAGTTTGCAGCCAATGCTGTTTTCTTACCTTCAGACAGTGTAATGACTTTATTATCGAGCATGCCATCACGGGTAGAGAGTTCATACCACTGATAAGCGCTCATATAATTTTTCTTTTTTTCATCCATCATGGCAAGGTTAAAGCTGGCACGGTTATCACCACGGCTTGCCGCTTTTTCTAAATAACGACGTGCAAGGACTTCATCCTTTTTTGTGCCAATCCCATCTGCAAGCATACGACCGACATTCAGCTGAGCAACCGCTAAACCTTGATCTGCTGCTGCTTTGTACCATGCAAAGGCCTGGCGATCATCTTTAGCGACATCTTTACCATATTGATATTTGGTCGCTAAATAAAACTGTGCACCCGGTTGACCCGCTTTGGCAGATTTAATCAGGCTGTTGATGTCCATAACA encodes:
- the rdgB gene encoding RdgB/HAM1 family non-canonical purine NTP pyrophosphatase — protein: MASTDWLSQGTLVLASNNKGKIAEFEKLFAELNLPVDVVAQGKLNIEDAIEDGLSFVENAIIKARHASRISGKPAIADDSGICVPVLAGAPGIYSARYAGEHGNDAANNEKLLADLKPLRKEGEAIEGMFVCVLALVQHADDPLPQIFQGIWKGEVLEAARGENGFGYDPLFWLPELGISSAEMSKEEKNKISHRGQAMKLFKASLAK
- the tatB gene encoding Sec-independent protein translocase protein TatB; this encodes MLNIGMTELLIFGIIALLVLGPEKLPEAVRFIGKWYGKIKRTVSNIQNDFDRELRLSELREQMQTELKRIQELEMKMQMQMNELQQPIQSGATEKKPTLSQAHCCYHPMTHPLNSVYLPQYFNVNVPQNNHVYAELKVAI
- a CDS encoding NRDE family protein → MCIVALAWQVLEQTPLCLISNRDEFYHRPTTALHHWNNSPIVAGQDLQSGGTWMGVTETGRWAVLTNFRDGHDQKTYPTSRGHIIQDFLLSDLTPIRFAQTLEKQQCDYAGFNLFVGDQAQAVYMSNRGEPPQVLAHGVYVVSNGLMTEHWEKTRHLRKRFTQEFLPMLQQHTIPNSDIHHAAWDILEDQRKILPTLLPNTGISKEMEHLLSSTFIQSPLYGTRCSNLLSLTKDEWHWLEKSQQGEHAGQTIELKIPVQQ
- the tatC gene encoding twin-arginine translocase subunit TatC encodes the protein MNSLPSSPSKEHTERISLEEMPITKHLIVLRKHLFKIVAVLIGLFFCLLPFANHTYQMLSAPLRMQLPASSTMIATDVTATFMAPFKLNFFIALMMAMPFILYQLWAFIKPALHEKEKSLATPLLIGSIALFYLGISFAYFVALPSILHFFISVSPETVAPMTDINSYLSFCLKLFLVFGFTFEIPIITLVLILMGLVSTQTLVEKRRFIIVGCFFVAMFVTPPDALSMIMLAVPMWMLFELGLFAGKMLEKRRLKTL
- the tatA gene encoding Sec-independent protein translocase subunit TatA encodes the protein MAGLSIWHVLIFAIVVILLFGTSKLKNLGKDVGGAVKDFKKSMKEEEQQASQTQAARTIDADVNVAENTLKH
- a CDS encoding AEC family transporter, whose product is MALLLPLISFLIGYRGVHYLKSIRPLLATLLARLLIPLVIIYNMVFYKEGSLWLIGFSILSSIVLFSLFYFFAKDKLRALCFSYLNGVWLGLPFALAVFGPDAMPTIIALYIGGSLFGNISAVIAVSQARQHWTFILKNVLQSPPVIALSIAAILSFWDLSRFEFEPIVQWTYAANKFLVTFAGMCILGMWLSQVRIQLSDLKRSLLLISGRFIFALLLAAGAYAFLPIPHHVLTYSVMMMYFLLPPAANIVALETYYQGTGISAKYIASGTIASTILIGVYSVLVHTMMPTL
- a CDS encoding PhoX family protein — encoded protein: MTDLENFNDDYDSNNSGNSAFYELFNQQITRRDLIKKTAGGAAALALATSLTGCSDDDNNDDQLSPTNPDTPDINAKPESLEFKPVEKHTLSKFSVPEGYDFKILHAVGDPLHSSLPVWNENDIPSGISYERRVGDNHDGMTFFGLNVAKQNYDANASEQGLLVMNHEYIQRSDLHPRGRSFNAATITEDEALREIHAHGVSIIHLHKDPKTQEIRVDLNSPFNRRITAATEIEFRGPVRGHALVQTAFDPTSIVTRGTINNCGNGYTPWGTYLTTEENFNQYLARQKEGENADLRDEMTEHALSRYKVSNKASGYNWQSIQNPSLVQADMFSRWNTAAVAESASQDYRNTINTFGWIVEIDPFDNRSKPVKRTALGRFAHEDCRVSRAISGKPLAFYMGDDSQGEYIYKFISNALWNPSDVNGGYAAGDKYMNNGQLYVAKFDFNDATGEAKGEWLELSMNNPKITSYEKYKFQDQADILVHARIAADAADATKMDRPEWVAVNPENGEVYVTLTNNSQRGTAHQIDAANPRQYADDDDKNNRLGGNINGHIIRFREDQDDVTAKSFTWDIFLFGAESDSLPGVNLSGLTDNNDFSSPDGMWFDPRGVLWIQTDDGAYTDTTNCMMLAALPGKIGDGGVAVATAGTGSQKTPVGSKLDDSQLRRFLVGPAGCEITGVTMTPDYKAIFVNVQHPGGTWPSNQSQHLISTGIGSRPRSATVVITRKDGGVIAGEALETKQA
- the lgt gene encoding prolipoprotein diacylglyceryl transferase → MLTYPNIDPVAIALGPLQVHWYGLMYLLAFLFAWGLASYRAKERGWTPDMVSDLIFYGALGVILGGRIGYVLFYGFSQFLADPLWLFQIWTGGMSFHGGFLGVMGAMLFWCKKYKMTWFQTLDFIAPCVPTGLMFGRIGNFIGGELYGRQVTDPNFALGMIFPTDPLQLVRHPSQLYQALLEGLILFVVLWWFSSKPRPRMAVSAVFLTGYGLARFMAEFFREPDNGQLFIGWMSKGQFLSLPMILIGLWMLWYAYQKKTYDWGPQKTN
- a CDS encoding tetratricopeptide repeat protein; amino-acid sequence: MKKLLLSTTLLAGLFSMQSHADYVSPSASVSSQAAQYSVMDINSLIKSAKAGQPGAQFYLATKYQYGKDVAKDDRQAFAWYKAAADQGLAVAQLNVGRMLADGIGTKKDEVLARRYLEKAASRGDNRASFNLAMMDEKKKNYMSAYQWYELSTRDGMLDNKVITLSEGKKTALAANLTQDQIRQARDRADKWIQGL